In Drosophila santomea strain STO CAGO 1482 chromosome 2L, Prin_Dsan_1.1, whole genome shotgun sequence, a single window of DNA contains:
- the LOC120458518 gene encoding cytochrome P450 4e3 produces MWLAVLALLSLPLCALVYFERKASHRRQLLKEFNGPTPVPILGNANRIGKNPAEILSTFFDWWYDYGKDNFLFWIGYSAHIVMTNPKQLEYILNSQQLIQKSTIYDLLHPWLGHGLLTSYGSKWHKHRKMITPSFHFNILQDFHEVMNENSIKFMSQLKKASAGDTIIDFQEHANYLTLDVICDTAMGVPINAMEQRDSSIVQAFRDMCYNINMRAFHPFKRSNRVFSLTPEFAAYQKTLKTLQDFTFDIIEKRVDALQNGSSQKEHDPSLPRKKMAFLDTLLSSTIDGRPLTRQEIYEEVSTFMFEGHDTTTSGVSFSVYLLSRHPDVQRKLFEEQCEVMGSDMNRNVSFQEIAQMKYLDLFIKEAQRVYPSVPFIGRYCDKDYDINGSLVPKGTTLNLALILLGYNDRIFKDPHHFRPERFEEEKPAPFEYLPFSAGPRNCIGQKFALLELKTVISKVVRSFKVLPAVDELVSKDGRLNTYLGLSPGEKLKCEAGRHRYDPILSAVLTLKSDNGLHLRLRERRS; encoded by the exons ATGTGGCTCGCTGTGTTGGCTCTGCTGTCGCTACCACTGTGCGCTTTGGTGTACTTTGAACGGAAGGCATCGCATCGCCGCCAACTGCTCAAGGAATTCAATGGACCCACTCCGGTGCCCATTTTGGGCAACGCCAATCGGATTGGCAAAAATCCGGCAG AAATACTGTCTACATTCTTTGATTGGTGGTACGACTACGGAAAAGATAACTTTCTCTTCTGGATCGGATACAGTGCCCACATCGTGATGACCAATCCCAAACAATTGGAG TACATCTTAAACAGTCAGCAACTGATACAAAAGTCCACCATCTACGATCTACTGCATCCGTGGCTGGGTCATGGTCTCCTAACGAGCTATGGCAGCAAGTGGCATAAGCACCGCAAGATGATCACCCCATCCTTCCACTTCAACATCCTGCAGGACTTCCACGAGGTGATGAACGAGAACTCCATCAAGTTTATGAGCCAGTTGAAGAAGGCGAGTGCCGGAGACACTATCATTGACTTCCAGGAGCATGCCAACTACCTCACTTTGGATGTGATTTGCGACACGGCGATGGGAGTGCCCATCAATGCCATGGAGCAGCGGGACTCCTCCATTGTTCAGGCATTCAGAGA cATGTGctacaatataaatatgagAGCGTTTCATCCATTTAAACGCTCTAACCGCGTGTTCAGTTTAACACCTGAGTTTGCAGCCTATCAAAAAACTCTGAAGACACTTCAGGACTTTACGTTTGACATCATCGAAAAACGAGTCGATGCTCTGCAGAATGGAAGTTCTCAGAAGGAGCACGATCCATCCTTGCCACGAAAGAAGATGGCCTTTCTGGACACCCTGCTATCCTCCACCATTGATGGTCGTCCTCTTACACGGCAGGAGATCTACGAGGAGGTGTCCACCTTTATGTTTGAAGGACATGACACCACCACTTCGGGAGTTTCGTTCTCCGTCTATCTCCTCTCGCGACATCCTGATGTTCAG AGAAAATTGTTTGAGGAGCAATGTGAAGTCATGGGTAGTGATatgaacagaaatgtcagttTCCAGGAGATCGCCCAAATGAAGTATCTAGATTTGTTCATCAAGGAGGCGCAGCGCGTCTATCCCAGCGTTCCATTCATAGGGCGATATTGCGACAAGGATTATGATATCA ATGGCAGCCTGGTGCCCAAGGGCACCACTCTCAATCTGGCTCTCATTCTGCTGGGCTACAACGACCGCATCTTCAAGGATCCCCATCATTTTCGACCGGAGCGATTTGAGGAGGAAAAACCCGCTCCCTTTGAGTATTTACCATTCAGTGCTGGACCACGAAACTGCATTGGCCAAAAGTTTGCGCTCCTAGAACTGAAGACGGTTATATCGAAGGTGGTGAGGTCCTTTAAGGTGCTGCCAGCAGTCGATGAACTGGTCTCCAAGGATGGTCGCCTAAACACCTACCTCGGTCTCTCCCCAGGCGAAAAGTTGAAGTGCGAGGCAGGACGGCACAGATACGATCCTATTCTATCCGCGGTGCTAACCCTTAAATCAGACAATGGCCTGCACCTTCGTCTCAGGGAAAGGAGGTCCTAG